Within the Bradyrhizobium cosmicum genome, the region GCTTCCGCCCGGCGTCGTCACCGAGGGACCGCTCGTCGAAGCCAAGCTGCGCGAGAGCTATCTGTTGCTCGGCATTCTCTATGTCGGCGCGGTCGCGGGCATCGTCTGGGCCGTCACGCAAGGCGTCGGCAAGGTGGAGCTGTTCACCTTCGCCTGGATGTTCGCGCTGACCACCTTCGGCATCGGTGCCGGCATGCACCGCCTGTTCGTCCATCGCAGCTTCCGCACCGGTCCGATCATGCGCGTGTTCTTCTGCGCCATCGCCCAGATGGCGATCCAGGGCTCGATCGCGAAATGGGTCGCCAACCACCGCCGCCACCACCTCTATGCCGACGACGTCGGCGATCCCCACAGCCCGCAATTCGACGGCTTCGGCAATCGCTATGTCAGCGCATTGAAGGGTTTCCTGCACGCCCAGGGCAGCTGGGTGTTCGACCAGGCGACCACCGACAACGAATACTACGCCAAGGACATCCTCGCCGATCCGATCGCGATGTTCTTCGTGCGCACGCGCTGGGTCTGGTACGGGATTTCGGCCGTCTTCATTCCGGGTGTGGTCGGCTACGTCTTCGGCGGCGTGCACGGCATGATCGGCTGCGTGCTGTTCTCCGGCCTGCTCCGCGCCTATCTGCTGATCCTCACCAGCCAGCTCACCGGCTCGGTCTGCCACGCCTACGGCTACCGCCGCTTCGAGGTTAATGACGCCTCGACCAACGAGTTCGTGACCACGATCCTCACCTTCGGCGAGGGCCTTCACAACAACCATCACCGCTTCCCGCGGGACGCCTACATCTCGCACGCCTGGTGGGAGATCGATCTCAACGGCCTGATCATTCTGGGCATGGAGAAGATCGGTCTGGTCCACGACGTCTTCCACGCCTCGCACCGCCAACTGGAGCTGGCGTCCGAAGCGGAAGCGCAGGGGGCCACCACGGCACGCTGAGCCGGGTGGCGGCGGCCGTCGCCCGGCCGTCTTGCCTCCGCATCGCTGCCCTATCGCCGCCCCATTGCGGGATCAGCTTTTGATGGTCTGTGCCTCGTGCCGGACCTCATTGGCAGACTTGCGATCGGGGGACCGAATGGCAGTCGACAAGATGACGGTCGATAAGATTACTTGGGACAAGGTAGGCCGGGTCGCCGAGCCCGGTCGCTACATGTACACGTTCGGCTGGCTCACCATCACCGCTGGCGACCTCGATATCTGGAAGCAATATCCGCAAGCCGCTTTCACGCTGCTTGCGCAGCATGCGGAGCCGGACGAGTCCATCGGCGAGGAATTCCACCTCGGCGCCTTCGATATCGCGCCCGACATGACGCCGCCGTTCACCACGCACTGACGAGCGGAAAACGCGGCCACGCGCGCCTCGCCGCGCGGACGATTCGCCCTGCGCAAGCCGCGCCTTGCGGAAGGCGCGGCTGCGTACAGCGCAGACCGCGGCGGGAACAAGTGGCATAGCCGTTGCTTAATCAACGCCATGATCCAGATCCCAGCCGTCGACCAGGCCTTCCTGCTGCTTCTCATCGTGTTCTGCCTCGGCACGTGCCTCGTGCGCGCATTCTGGGAGCTCGAGCAGGTGCGGACCCGCCGGATCCTTTCACCGCCGCGCGGGCGCACAACCAAGCGTGACTAGACCGATCGTCCCGTCCGCGCGTTGTCCGGACGGAGGCAATCCGGCCTCTGGACTCGGCGGCGAGCCACGTGCATCCTGAATCGAAGAGACCTGCGCATTTCCTTGATCTGACTAACAAATCGCGATTCCATGGCAGCGGCATATTCGTTGTCGTGGATGACGAAGTGGCTCTGTCATGCAATTGATTGTGCTCACATTCTGCACGTTCAATGGCGGTCCTGATGAATACCGGCTGCCGCGCTTGTTCAGTGAAGCGACAGCAGGCACATGACACATGGTCGCATCGCAAGGCGTAGCTAACCGGATCAAGGGAACCTATTTTCGGCGCCGATGTACCTGATTGAAGCGTTACCCACCGTCATCGGAACTGCCGCCATCGCCCCGGCGCTGCTGATGCTGTGGCTCGTCATTGCCGCCGAGGAGCGTCCTGGACCGCCGGCCCAGGTCTGGACCGCGTTCCTGCTCGGCGCGGCAAGCATCTCGCTGCTGGGCCTTGCCCGCGCGCCCTTCGCCAAAATGGTCGCAGCCCCTGACAATCCCTGGGCGGCGCTGGCCATGCATTCGATCTTCGGCGTCGCGCTTCCGGAGGAAGCCGTAAAAGTGGTCGCCATCGTGCTGGTCGCCTCGACCAAGCGGCGGACCTTTGCCAATCCGATGGACACCGTGGTCTATGGCGCCGCAGTCGGCCTCGGCTTCGCCGCTTACGAAAACCTCGCCTACCTCGTGCAGCATGCCGAGATGTGGCGCTCGCTGGCCGCCTTGCGCAGCGTGCTGACGGTGCCGTTCCACGGCGCGCTCGGAATCATCGCCGGCGCTTACCTCACGATCGCGCGCGCCGGCACGGCGCTGGGGGCGAACCGCCACAACCGCGATTGGGCCCGCCTCTCCAGCCGCCTCCTGATGCTGGGCGGTCCTTTGGCGCTGCATTCGGCTTTCGACTTCCCGCTGCTCGCCCTGCAGCGCATGCCGGATCTCGATCCCAGCTTGCGGATGTGGCTGGGTGCCGCGAGCCTCCTGATCGGCTTCGGCGCGATCGCCTTCGCCATCCGCCTGGTCCGCCGCGTCGCGCGCCACCACGCGCCCCGGACCGATGTCGCACGCGAACGGCTCAGCCAGTTGCGCCGGATGTGGGCGCTGCTGCTTGCCGGCGGCGGTGTCGGCTTTCTCGGCCTCGCATTCGTGCTGACCTCGATCCACCACTGGCTGATCAACCCCGAGCGCAATCTGACGCTGGCCCTGATCCCGATCGGTTTCGTCTCGATCCTGCTCGGCCTCGCGCTTCTGATTGTCACGACCGCGATCTATGTTCTCGGTCGCAACCGCATCCGCACCACGGGCGAAGGTTTTTCGTCCGCGCACGGCGGTGGTTGAGCCGCGGGGATGGCCAGCGCGGAGTACACGTACTACTACATAGAGCACACGCCTTTTGATTTTTGATCTGGAGCCTGCCGATGACATCGCCTGAGGATCTTTCCCGGCTCCAATCCGCGATGAGCCAGACGGTAAAATCGCATTGGAAGGCCTTCCTGTTCGAAGGCATCCTGCTCGTCGTTCTCGGCGTCGCCGCGCTGATCCTGCCACCTCTTGCAAGCCTCGCCATCGCGATCTTCCTTGGCTGGATGTTCCTGATCAGCGGCATCGGCGGTCTGATCGTGACTTACTGGGCGCGCAGCACGCCTGGCTTCTGGTGGTCGCTGATCTCGGCTGCGCTGGCCGTGCTTGCCGGCGCGCTGCTGCTGGCCCGCCCGATGCAGGCCGTGCTGACGCTGACCATCGTGCTGGGCGCCTACTTCCTCGCCGAGGGCATCGCCACCATCATGTACGCACTGGAGCACCGCCGCGAGTTAAGCGGCCGCTGGTCGTGGCTGCTGATCTCCGGCCTCGTCGACATCGCGATCTCGTTCATGGTGATCACGGGGCTGCCGAGCTCGGCTGAATGGGCGATCGGCGTCCTCGTCGGTATCAATTTGCTGTTCGGCGGCTCCACCCTGATCGGCATGGCGCTGGCCGCACGCAACGGCAACACCTGAGACGCCTCGTCGCGCCCTGCGCCGATTTGGGGGTGACAATCGGCCAGCGGCGCGCTATATGCCCATCCATGATCACCGTCGCCACCAGCTTTTATTGGTACTTTAGCTACGACAGCTCGCTGGCGGCAGGAGGATCGCGCTCAATCTGAAACATTGCAGCAAACGTCCGAACAAGCCGCCAGACCTGGCGGCTTTTTTATTGGCCGGCAGGTTCGAAACAAACAGGAGCCCGCCGTGCTGAGCACGACCGACGATCTTCGTATCCGCGAACTGAAAGAGCTGAGCACGCCGGAAGAGGTGATGCGGGAAGTCCCGCGCACCCTCACCGCCACCCGCGTGGTGATGGCAGCGCGCAACGCCATCCATGCCATCCTCAACGGACAGGACGACCGCCTGCTGGTCGTGGTCGGCCCCTGCTCGGTGCACGATCCCAAGGCTGCGCTCGAGTATGCCGAGCGCCTCGCTGCCTTGCGCGAGGACCTCGCCGATCAGCTCGAGATCGTGATGCGGGTCTATTTCGAGAAGCCACGCACCACCGTCGGCTGGAAGGGCCTGATCAACGACCCCGATCTGGACGGCAGCTTCGACATCAACAAGGGCCTGCGGCTGGCGCGCAATGTGCTGTCGGCAGTGAACAATCTCGGCCTGCCCGCCGGCACGGAATTCCTGGACATGACGACGCCGCAATACATCGCCGACCTCGTGTCCTGGGCCGCGATCGGCGCGCGCACGACCGAGAGCCAGATCCATCGCGAGCTCGCCTCGGGGCTGTCCTGCCCGGTCGGCTTCAAGAATGGCACCGACGGCAATGTGCGCATCGCGGCCGACGCTGTGAAGTCGGCCTCGCACCCGCATCATTTCATGGCGGTGACCAAGCTCGGTCGCTCGGCGATCGCCTCGACCGCGGGCAACGAGGACTGCCACATCATCCTGCGCGGCGGCAGCAAGCCGAACTACGATGCGGCCAGCGTCGCGGCGGCCTGCAACGATCTGGCGAAATCCGGCGTTGCGCCGCTGGTGATGGTCGATGCGAGTCACGCCAATTCGAGCAAGAAGCCGGAGAACCAGCCGCTGGTCATGGCCGACATCGCCGGCCAGATCTCCGGCGGCGAGAACCGCATCATGGGCGTGATGATCGAGAGCAATCTCGTTGCCGGCCGCCAGGACGTGGTGCCGGGCAAGCCGCTCGCCTACGGCCAGAGCATCACCGACGGATGCATCGACTGGGCGACCACGGCCACCGTGCTCGAGCAGCTCGCTGACTCGGTCGAGATCCGGCGCAAC harbors:
- a CDS encoding PrsW family glutamic-type intramembrane protease translates to MYLIEALPTVIGTAAIAPALLMLWLVIAAEERPGPPAQVWTAFLLGAASISLLGLARAPFAKMVAAPDNPWAALAMHSIFGVALPEEAVKVVAIVLVASTKRRTFANPMDTVVYGAAVGLGFAAYENLAYLVQHAEMWRSLAALRSVLTVPFHGALGIIAGAYLTIARAGTALGANRHNRDWARLSSRLLMLGGPLALHSAFDFPLLALQRMPDLDPSLRMWLGAASLLIGFGAIAFAIRLVRRVARHHAPRTDVARERLSQLRRMWALLLAGGGVGFLGLAFVLTSIHHWLINPERNLTLALIPIGFVSILLGLALLIVTTAIYVLGRNRIRTTGEGFSSAHGGG
- a CDS encoding 3-deoxy-7-phosphoheptulonate synthase → MLSTTDDLRIRELKELSTPEEVMREVPRTLTATRVVMAARNAIHAILNGQDDRLLVVVGPCSVHDPKAALEYAERLAALREDLADQLEIVMRVYFEKPRTTVGWKGLINDPDLDGSFDINKGLRLARNVLSAVNNLGLPAGTEFLDMTTPQYIADLVSWAAIGARTTESQIHRELASGLSCPVGFKNGTDGNVRIAADAVKSASHPHHFMAVTKLGRSAIASTAGNEDCHIILRGGSKPNYDAASVAAACNDLAKSGVAPLVMVDASHANSSKKPENQPLVMADIAGQISGGENRIMGVMIESNLVAGRQDVVPGKPLAYGQSITDGCIDWATTATVLEQLADSVEIRRNTKRAGLHERTA
- a CDS encoding acyl-CoA desaturase; its protein translation is MSIAEFAPAETARSTIPATKPQLPPGVVTEGPLVEAKLRESYLLLGILYVGAVAGIVWAVTQGVGKVELFTFAWMFALTTFGIGAGMHRLFVHRSFRTGPIMRVFFCAIAQMAIQGSIAKWVANHRRHHLYADDVGDPHSPQFDGFGNRYVSALKGFLHAQGSWVFDQATTDNEYYAKDILADPIAMFFVRTRWVWYGISAVFIPGVVGYVFGGVHGMIGCVLFSGLLRAYLLILTSQLTGSVCHAYGYRRFEVNDASTNEFVTTILTFGEGLHNNHHRFPRDAYISHAWWEIDLNGLIILGMEKIGLVHDVFHASHRQLELASEAEAQGATTAR
- a CDS encoding HdeD family acid-resistance protein, which gives rise to MTSPEDLSRLQSAMSQTVKSHWKAFLFEGILLVVLGVAALILPPLASLAIAIFLGWMFLISGIGGLIVTYWARSTPGFWWSLISAALAVLAGALLLARPMQAVLTLTIVLGAYFLAEGIATIMYALEHRRELSGRWSWLLISGLVDIAISFMVITGLPSSAEWAIGVLVGINLLFGGSTLIGMALAARNGNT